The following are encoded together in the Methylomonas methanica MC09 genome:
- a CDS encoding bacteriohemerythrin yields MSQPYSPLTCTDSMKTGVTGIDEEHLILVNMLNMAGEQLTDGSGRMQLEEIIRDLLSYALYHFDNEEELMLESHYPDVLREKHFQEHRKFSAAVARLQQDLSDGKQVSRDELLGFLKAWLVNHILDTDKQLGEFLCQRDPLSSQS; encoded by the coding sequence ATGAGCCAACCCTACAGCCCACTCACTTGCACTGACAGCATGAAGACCGGTGTAACCGGTATTGATGAAGAACATCTGATACTGGTGAATATGTTGAATATGGCCGGAGAGCAACTGACAGACGGCAGCGGTCGCATGCAACTGGAAGAAATTATTCGTGATTTGCTAAGTTACGCCCTGTACCACTTCGATAACGAAGAAGAACTCATGCTGGAAAGTCATTATCCGGATGTATTGAGGGAAAAGCATTTTCAGGAACACCGCAAATTCTCGGCCGCCGTCGCCCGATTGCAACAGGATCTTTCCGACGGTAAGCAGGTTAGCCGCGATGAATTGCTGGGGTTTTTAAAAGCTTGGCTGGTGAATCATATTTTGGATACCGACAAACAGCTCGGCGAATTTCTTTGCCAACGCGACCCATTGTCATCTCAGTCATGA
- the dtd gene encoding D-aminoacyl-tRNA deacylase — MISIIQRVSEAKVTVNGVDIGRIDRGIMALVAVEKSDDKPQADRLLERILNYRIFADADDKMNLSLRDIQGGLLIVPQFTLAADTQKGNRPSFASAAPPEHGRELFGYFQRQACVVYPGCQFGEFGADMKVALINDGPVTFTLRCH, encoded by the coding sequence ATGATCAGCATTATTCAGCGTGTCAGCGAAGCGAAAGTCACCGTCAACGGGGTCGACATCGGGCGCATAGACAGAGGCATCATGGCGCTGGTAGCGGTGGAAAAGTCCGACGACAAGCCGCAAGCCGACCGTCTGCTCGAGCGCATTTTAAACTACCGTATTTTTGCCGATGCCGACGACAAAATGAATCTGAGTCTGCGCGACATCCAAGGCGGATTATTGATCGTTCCGCAATTTACCTTGGCGGCTGACACCCAAAAAGGCAACCGCCCCAGTTTTGCCTCGGCCGCCCCGCCGGAACATGGCCGCGAACTATTCGGCTATTTCCAGCGACAAGCCTGCGTGGTTTACCCCGGCTGCCAATTCGGCGAATTCGGCGCCGATATGAAAGTAGCCCTGATCAACGACGGTCCGGTGACGTTTACCTTGCGCTGCCATTAA